A single window of Ovis canadensis isolate MfBH-ARS-UI-01 breed Bighorn chromosome 15, ARS-UI_OviCan_v2, whole genome shotgun sequence DNA harbors:
- the LOC138420922 gene encoding olfactory receptor 10AG1-like: protein MGSRGQNPPQWNQTTLVDFIWLGFSDIPDLQGFLFGVFLIMYTIILMGNSLIIIITKMDPSLQTPMYFFLGNFSSLEICYASVTVPRLLIDLCSQNRNIPFLACAAQMYFFLVFGATECLLLTSMAYDRYVAICNPLLYPLLMNSRLCVQLAAGCWVSGVPVHIVLTYQIFSLPFCSSNQLNHFFCDVPPVLKLACGDTLLTETLVYVVAVLVVTVPFMLILGSYVRIIETILKLPSATGRAKAFSTCSSHLMVVALFFGSGLIAYLRPKSSHSIGMDKFLSLFYAIVTPMFNPMIYCLRNKEVMVALRKILLK, encoded by the coding sequence ATGGGATCCAGAGGACAAAATCCCCCACAGTGGAACCAGACTACATTGGTGGATTTCATCTGGCTTGGCTTCTCCGATATTCCTGACCTACAGGGATTTCTTTTCGGGGTGTTTTTGATCATGTATACGATTATTCTGATGGGAAACAGTCTCATTATTATAATAACCAAGATGGATCCTTCCCTCCAGActcccatgtactttttcctagggaatttttcttccttggaaatATGCTATGCATCAGTCACTGTCCCCAGGTTATTAATAGATCTTTGCagtcaaaacagaaatataccctTTCTGGCCTGTGCTGctcaaatgtatttctttctggtGTTTGGAGCCACTGAGTGCCTTCTTCTGACTTCAATGGCTTATGACAGGTATGTCGCCATTTGCAACCCACTGCTGTACCCTCTCCTCATGAACAGCAGGCTGTGTGTCCAACTGGCCGCTGGCTGTTGGGTCAGTGGAGTTCCAGTGCATATAGTGTTAACCTACCAGATCTTCTCTCTACCCTTCTGTAGCTCTAACCAGTTGAATCACTTCTTCTGTGATGTACCTCCAGTGCTTAAGCTTGCCTGTGGGGACACCCTTCTAACTGAGACATTAGTTTATGTAGTTGCTGTTCTAGTTGTCACTGTTCCTTTTATGTTGATTCTTGGATCTTATGTGAGAATAATTGAGACCATCTTGAAGCTGCCTTCAGCCACTGGGCGAGCcaaggccttctccacctgctctTCCCATCTCATGGTTGTGGCTTTATTCTTTGGATCAGGACTCATTGCATATTTAAGACCAAAGTCCAGTCATTCTATAGGAATGgacaaatttctctctcttttttatgccATTGTAACACCAATGTTTAACCCCATGATATATTGTCTGAGAAATAAAGAGGTTATGGTGGCACTGAGaaaaattttactgaaatga